A genomic window from Zerene cesonia ecotype Mississippi unplaced genomic scaffold, Zerene_cesonia_1.1 Zces_u008, whole genome shotgun sequence includes:
- the LOC119839129 gene encoding UTP--glucose-1-phosphate uridylyltransferase isoform X1: MGDSDTKTNDNRLKPAIRSHQRTPSGSRDFKEATKRDALARLEVDLEKLVASLPANKRPMVEKEFQGFKNLFSRFLAEQGPSVTWEKIQKLPEGAVIDYSTLQTPTTDNIHHMLDKLVVVKLNGGLGTSMGCKGPKSVIQVRNELTFLDLTVQQIEHLNKTYKCNVPLVLMNSFNTDEDTQKVIRKYKGLKLDIHTFNQSCHPRINRESLLPVPKNGDVHADIEAWYPPGHGDFYESFYNSGLLQKFIKEGRTYCFISNIDNLGATVDLNILSLLLNPDAKASEFVMEVTDKTRADVKGGTLIQYEDKLRLLEIAQVPKEHVDDFKSVSQFKFFNTNNLWAKLDAIQRVVEQGSLNMEIIVNNKSLADGLNVIQLETAVGAAMKCFEGGIGVNVPRSRFLPVKKTSDLLLVMSNLYSLSHGSLVMSPQRMFPSTPLVKLGDKNFAKVKEFLNRFATIPDLIELDHLTVSGDVTFGRGVSLKGTVIIIANHGDRIDIPSGAVLENKIVSGNLRILDH, from the exons atgggTGACAGTGATACGAAG ACCAATGACAACAGGCTGAAACCAGCG ATAAGAAGCCACCAACGGACGCCGTCAGGGTCCCGCGACTTCAAAGAGGCAACGAAGAGAGATGCCCTCGCTCGCCTGGAGGTGGATCTTGAGAAGCTGGTGGCCTCCCTCCCAGCTAACAAGCGGCCCATGGTGGAGAAAGAGTTCCAGGGCTTTAAGAACCTCTTCAGCAGATTTTTGGCTGAAC AGGGTCCATCGGTAACCTGGGAGAAGATACAAAAACTACCAGAAGGAGCTGTCATAGACTATTCCACTCTGCAGACACcgaccacagataatattcaCCATATGCTGGATAAGCTCGTGGTTGTCAAGCTGAACGGTGGTCTGGGCACTTCCATGGGATGCAAAGGACCTAAGTCCGTGATACAAGTTAGGAATGAGTTGACCTTCCTCGATCTTACCGTACAGCAAATTGAG CACCTAAACAAAACGTACAAATGCAACGTGCCCCTCGTGCTGATGAACTCGTTCAACACGGACGAGGACACGCAGAAGGTGATCCGCAAGTACAAGGGGCTGAAGCTGGACATACACACGTTCAACCAGTCCTGCCACCCGCGCATTAACCGCGAGTCGTTGCTGCCCGTGCCGAAAAATGGGGACGTGCATGCGGATATCGAAGC GTGGTACCCGCCAGGTCACGGTGACTTCTACGAGTCATTCTACAACTCGGGCCTCCTACAGAAGTTCATAAAAGAGGGCAGAACATACTGTTTCATCAGCAACATCGACAATCTCGGCGCCACAGTCGACCTGAACATCCTCAGCCTCCTGCTGAACCCAGATGCGAAAGCCTCAGAATTCGTCATGGAGGTCACGGACAAAACGAGAGCGGACGTCAAAGGAGGCACTCTCATCCAGTACGAAGATAAACTGAGGCTGTTGGAAATAGCCCAAGTGCCGAAGGAGCACGTGGACGACTTCAAATCCGTCAGCCAGTTCAAATTCTTCAACACGAACAACTTGTGGGCGAAATTGGACGCAATACAGAGGGTCGTAGAGCAGGGGTCGCTGAACATGGAAATAATCGTGAACAACAAGAGCTTGGCTGATGGCCTCAACGTGATACAATTGGAGACGGCGGTGGGGGCAGCCATGAAGTGCTTCGAGGGGGGCATCGGGGTGAATGTGCCCAGAAGCCGATTCTTGCCAGTGAAGAAGACCTCGGATCTATTGTTAGTGATGTCCAACCTGTACAGCCTGTCCCACGGGTCGCTAGTGATGTCCCCGCAGCGGATGTTCCCGTCTACTCCTTTAGTGAAGTTGGGCGATAAAAATTTCGCGAAAGTGAAGGAGTTTCTGAATAGATTCGCGACGATACCGGATCTCATCGAGTTGGACCATTTGACGGTGTCTGGGGATGTCACTTTTGGAAGAGGCGTTTCTTTGAAG GGAACGGTGATTATCATAGCTAATCATGGAGACAGAATCGACATACCATCAGGTGCTGTGCTCGAAAACAAGATTGTATCAGGAAATCTGCGTATATTAGATCAttaa
- the LOC119839129 gene encoding UTP--glucose-1-phosphate uridylyltransferase isoform X3, producing the protein MDVLNKIRSHQRTPSGSRDFKEATKRDALARLEVDLEKLVASLPANKRPMVEKEFQGFKNLFSRFLAEQGPSVTWEKIQKLPEGAVIDYSTLQTPTTDNIHHMLDKLVVVKLNGGLGTSMGCKGPKSVIQVRNELTFLDLTVQQIEHLNKTYKCNVPLVLMNSFNTDEDTQKVIRKYKGLKLDIHTFNQSCHPRINRESLLPVPKNGDVHADIEAWYPPGHGDFYESFYNSGLLQKFIKEGRTYCFISNIDNLGATVDLNILSLLLNPDAKASEFVMEVTDKTRADVKGGTLIQYEDKLRLLEIAQVPKEHVDDFKSVSQFKFFNTNNLWAKLDAIQRVVEQGSLNMEIIVNNKSLADGLNVIQLETAVGAAMKCFEGGIGVNVPRSRFLPVKKTSDLLLVMSNLYSLSHGSLVMSPQRMFPSTPLVKLGDKNFAKVKEFLNRFATIPDLIELDHLTVSGDVTFGRGVSLKGTVIIIANHGDRIDIPSGAVLENKIVSGNLRILDH; encoded by the exons ATGGATGTATTAAATAAG ATAAGAAGCCACCAACGGACGCCGTCAGGGTCCCGCGACTTCAAAGAGGCAACGAAGAGAGATGCCCTCGCTCGCCTGGAGGTGGATCTTGAGAAGCTGGTGGCCTCCCTCCCAGCTAACAAGCGGCCCATGGTGGAGAAAGAGTTCCAGGGCTTTAAGAACCTCTTCAGCAGATTTTTGGCTGAAC AGGGTCCATCGGTAACCTGGGAGAAGATACAAAAACTACCAGAAGGAGCTGTCATAGACTATTCCACTCTGCAGACACcgaccacagataatattcaCCATATGCTGGATAAGCTCGTGGTTGTCAAGCTGAACGGTGGTCTGGGCACTTCCATGGGATGCAAAGGACCTAAGTCCGTGATACAAGTTAGGAATGAGTTGACCTTCCTCGATCTTACCGTACAGCAAATTGAG CACCTAAACAAAACGTACAAATGCAACGTGCCCCTCGTGCTGATGAACTCGTTCAACACGGACGAGGACACGCAGAAGGTGATCCGCAAGTACAAGGGGCTGAAGCTGGACATACACACGTTCAACCAGTCCTGCCACCCGCGCATTAACCGCGAGTCGTTGCTGCCCGTGCCGAAAAATGGGGACGTGCATGCGGATATCGAAGC GTGGTACCCGCCAGGTCACGGTGACTTCTACGAGTCATTCTACAACTCGGGCCTCCTACAGAAGTTCATAAAAGAGGGCAGAACATACTGTTTCATCAGCAACATCGACAATCTCGGCGCCACAGTCGACCTGAACATCCTCAGCCTCCTGCTGAACCCAGATGCGAAAGCCTCAGAATTCGTCATGGAGGTCACGGACAAAACGAGAGCGGACGTCAAAGGAGGCACTCTCATCCAGTACGAAGATAAACTGAGGCTGTTGGAAATAGCCCAAGTGCCGAAGGAGCACGTGGACGACTTCAAATCCGTCAGCCAGTTCAAATTCTTCAACACGAACAACTTGTGGGCGAAATTGGACGCAATACAGAGGGTCGTAGAGCAGGGGTCGCTGAACATGGAAATAATCGTGAACAACAAGAGCTTGGCTGATGGCCTCAACGTGATACAATTGGAGACGGCGGTGGGGGCAGCCATGAAGTGCTTCGAGGGGGGCATCGGGGTGAATGTGCCCAGAAGCCGATTCTTGCCAGTGAAGAAGACCTCGGATCTATTGTTAGTGATGTCCAACCTGTACAGCCTGTCCCACGGGTCGCTAGTGATGTCCCCGCAGCGGATGTTCCCGTCTACTCCTTTAGTGAAGTTGGGCGATAAAAATTTCGCGAAAGTGAAGGAGTTTCTGAATAGATTCGCGACGATACCGGATCTCATCGAGTTGGACCATTTGACGGTGTCTGGGGATGTCACTTTTGGAAGAGGCGTTTCTTTGAAG GGAACGGTGATTATCATAGCTAATCATGGAGACAGAATCGACATACCATCAGGTGCTGTGCTCGAAAACAAGATTGTATCAGGAAATCTGCGTATATTAGATCAttaa
- the LOC119839129 gene encoding UTP--glucose-1-phosphate uridylyltransferase isoform X4, with the protein MVEKEFQGFKNLFSRFLAEQGPSVTWEKIQKLPEGAVIDYSTLQTPTTDNIHHMLDKLVVVKLNGGLGTSMGCKGPKSVIQVRNELTFLDLTVQQIEHLNKTYKCNVPLVLMNSFNTDEDTQKVIRKYKGLKLDIHTFNQSCHPRINRESLLPVPKNGDVHADIEAWYPPGHGDFYESFYNSGLLQKFIKEGRTYCFISNIDNLGATVDLNILSLLLNPDAKASEFVMEVTDKTRADVKGGTLIQYEDKLRLLEIAQVPKEHVDDFKSVSQFKFFNTNNLWAKLDAIQRVVEQGSLNMEIIVNNKSLADGLNVIQLETAVGAAMKCFEGGIGVNVPRSRFLPVKKTSDLLLVMSNLYSLSHGSLVMSPQRMFPSTPLVKLGDKNFAKVKEFLNRFATIPDLIELDHLTVSGDVTFGRGVSLKGTVIIIANHGDRIDIPSGAVLENKIVSGNLRILDH; encoded by the exons ATGGTGGAGAAAGAGTTCCAGGGCTTTAAGAACCTCTTCAGCAGATTTTTGGCTGAAC AGGGTCCATCGGTAACCTGGGAGAAGATACAAAAACTACCAGAAGGAGCTGTCATAGACTATTCCACTCTGCAGACACcgaccacagataatattcaCCATATGCTGGATAAGCTCGTGGTTGTCAAGCTGAACGGTGGTCTGGGCACTTCCATGGGATGCAAAGGACCTAAGTCCGTGATACAAGTTAGGAATGAGTTGACCTTCCTCGATCTTACCGTACAGCAAATTGAG CACCTAAACAAAACGTACAAATGCAACGTGCCCCTCGTGCTGATGAACTCGTTCAACACGGACGAGGACACGCAGAAGGTGATCCGCAAGTACAAGGGGCTGAAGCTGGACATACACACGTTCAACCAGTCCTGCCACCCGCGCATTAACCGCGAGTCGTTGCTGCCCGTGCCGAAAAATGGGGACGTGCATGCGGATATCGAAGC GTGGTACCCGCCAGGTCACGGTGACTTCTACGAGTCATTCTACAACTCGGGCCTCCTACAGAAGTTCATAAAAGAGGGCAGAACATACTGTTTCATCAGCAACATCGACAATCTCGGCGCCACAGTCGACCTGAACATCCTCAGCCTCCTGCTGAACCCAGATGCGAAAGCCTCAGAATTCGTCATGGAGGTCACGGACAAAACGAGAGCGGACGTCAAAGGAGGCACTCTCATCCAGTACGAAGATAAACTGAGGCTGTTGGAAATAGCCCAAGTGCCGAAGGAGCACGTGGACGACTTCAAATCCGTCAGCCAGTTCAAATTCTTCAACACGAACAACTTGTGGGCGAAATTGGACGCAATACAGAGGGTCGTAGAGCAGGGGTCGCTGAACATGGAAATAATCGTGAACAACAAGAGCTTGGCTGATGGCCTCAACGTGATACAATTGGAGACGGCGGTGGGGGCAGCCATGAAGTGCTTCGAGGGGGGCATCGGGGTGAATGTGCCCAGAAGCCGATTCTTGCCAGTGAAGAAGACCTCGGATCTATTGTTAGTGATGTCCAACCTGTACAGCCTGTCCCACGGGTCGCTAGTGATGTCCCCGCAGCGGATGTTCCCGTCTACTCCTTTAGTGAAGTTGGGCGATAAAAATTTCGCGAAAGTGAAGGAGTTTCTGAATAGATTCGCGACGATACCGGATCTCATCGAGTTGGACCATTTGACGGTGTCTGGGGATGTCACTTTTGGAAGAGGCGTTTCTTTGAAG GGAACGGTGATTATCATAGCTAATCATGGAGACAGAATCGACATACCATCAGGTGCTGTGCTCGAAAACAAGATTGTATCAGGAAATCTGCGTATATTAGATCAttaa
- the LOC119839129 gene encoding UTP--glucose-1-phosphate uridylyltransferase isoform X2, with the protein MGDSDTKIRSHQRTPSGSRDFKEATKRDALARLEVDLEKLVASLPANKRPMVEKEFQGFKNLFSRFLAEQGPSVTWEKIQKLPEGAVIDYSTLQTPTTDNIHHMLDKLVVVKLNGGLGTSMGCKGPKSVIQVRNELTFLDLTVQQIEHLNKTYKCNVPLVLMNSFNTDEDTQKVIRKYKGLKLDIHTFNQSCHPRINRESLLPVPKNGDVHADIEAWYPPGHGDFYESFYNSGLLQKFIKEGRTYCFISNIDNLGATVDLNILSLLLNPDAKASEFVMEVTDKTRADVKGGTLIQYEDKLRLLEIAQVPKEHVDDFKSVSQFKFFNTNNLWAKLDAIQRVVEQGSLNMEIIVNNKSLADGLNVIQLETAVGAAMKCFEGGIGVNVPRSRFLPVKKTSDLLLVMSNLYSLSHGSLVMSPQRMFPSTPLVKLGDKNFAKVKEFLNRFATIPDLIELDHLTVSGDVTFGRGVSLKGTVIIIANHGDRIDIPSGAVLENKIVSGNLRILDH; encoded by the exons atgggTGACAGTGATACGAAG ATAAGAAGCCACCAACGGACGCCGTCAGGGTCCCGCGACTTCAAAGAGGCAACGAAGAGAGATGCCCTCGCTCGCCTGGAGGTGGATCTTGAGAAGCTGGTGGCCTCCCTCCCAGCTAACAAGCGGCCCATGGTGGAGAAAGAGTTCCAGGGCTTTAAGAACCTCTTCAGCAGATTTTTGGCTGAAC AGGGTCCATCGGTAACCTGGGAGAAGATACAAAAACTACCAGAAGGAGCTGTCATAGACTATTCCACTCTGCAGACACcgaccacagataatattcaCCATATGCTGGATAAGCTCGTGGTTGTCAAGCTGAACGGTGGTCTGGGCACTTCCATGGGATGCAAAGGACCTAAGTCCGTGATACAAGTTAGGAATGAGTTGACCTTCCTCGATCTTACCGTACAGCAAATTGAG CACCTAAACAAAACGTACAAATGCAACGTGCCCCTCGTGCTGATGAACTCGTTCAACACGGACGAGGACACGCAGAAGGTGATCCGCAAGTACAAGGGGCTGAAGCTGGACATACACACGTTCAACCAGTCCTGCCACCCGCGCATTAACCGCGAGTCGTTGCTGCCCGTGCCGAAAAATGGGGACGTGCATGCGGATATCGAAGC GTGGTACCCGCCAGGTCACGGTGACTTCTACGAGTCATTCTACAACTCGGGCCTCCTACAGAAGTTCATAAAAGAGGGCAGAACATACTGTTTCATCAGCAACATCGACAATCTCGGCGCCACAGTCGACCTGAACATCCTCAGCCTCCTGCTGAACCCAGATGCGAAAGCCTCAGAATTCGTCATGGAGGTCACGGACAAAACGAGAGCGGACGTCAAAGGAGGCACTCTCATCCAGTACGAAGATAAACTGAGGCTGTTGGAAATAGCCCAAGTGCCGAAGGAGCACGTGGACGACTTCAAATCCGTCAGCCAGTTCAAATTCTTCAACACGAACAACTTGTGGGCGAAATTGGACGCAATACAGAGGGTCGTAGAGCAGGGGTCGCTGAACATGGAAATAATCGTGAACAACAAGAGCTTGGCTGATGGCCTCAACGTGATACAATTGGAGACGGCGGTGGGGGCAGCCATGAAGTGCTTCGAGGGGGGCATCGGGGTGAATGTGCCCAGAAGCCGATTCTTGCCAGTGAAGAAGACCTCGGATCTATTGTTAGTGATGTCCAACCTGTACAGCCTGTCCCACGGGTCGCTAGTGATGTCCCCGCAGCGGATGTTCCCGTCTACTCCTTTAGTGAAGTTGGGCGATAAAAATTTCGCGAAAGTGAAGGAGTTTCTGAATAGATTCGCGACGATACCGGATCTCATCGAGTTGGACCATTTGACGGTGTCTGGGGATGTCACTTTTGGAAGAGGCGTTTCTTTGAAG GGAACGGTGATTATCATAGCTAATCATGGAGACAGAATCGACATACCATCAGGTGCTGTGCTCGAAAACAAGATTGTATCAGGAAATCTGCGTATATTAGATCAttaa
- the LOC119839114 gene encoding solute carrier organic anion transporter family member 1B3-like, whose translation MECLSGLWRRVVAKAKSWEKQELNASQVREPIFGNLLTITIAEVAAYRIIIQDVRVGALPSYMPYLLITLVAIVEAILAPIVSWLGYRTRRKMMLLWSVALIVTSFAWFLLPTPDSIEESEFCNRYVRNPVITYTGLSARTAIRLIVTIVTAICFCLSRAATWSHYVAYTDDYAPERTSVHYGIIVLSRVIPLIFGYKMLTLIVEQTVLLKTLIITISTIVNGIRIHFSVPRSVPVTEGIKVPSMDDRGFFQSLSRVLCNLVAMTQMVAMGLLAAAFWGFGYHEEEIAKTNYNVLPLASNLNNHTEFFRYFLAIVSVVYVGVKHSAPIRKEYEIQRGLKQVTKMTFIAAVMYVVIVMVPPCKKGQVAGLENNRHYVHPTCSLPCGCVPRWREYSPVCVVDTMTTYLSPCEAGCVGADTIDNLPVYSNCSCAVSGRAMPGACSDYTCLHGYNFHLAIFTIILTVSVLAFQSQGMVILKSVDPRDKSVAMGVMWSVIAIVAFVFGHNIFYFIALKSCSWLTGERCQLFNDHFPYLVGFTSAILTSISVSINFITKGYLRFKEKNSVAQSDEE comes from the exons atggAATGTTTGAGCGGTCTATGGAGAAGAG TGGTAGCCAAAGCGAAATCATGGGAAAAGCAAGAATTAAATGCGAGCCAGGTTAGAGAGCCAATTTTCGGAAACCTTCTAACCATCACGATAGCTGAAGTGGCAGCCTACAGGATCATCATTCAAGATGTCAGAGTGGGAGCATTGCCATCGTATATGCCTT ATTTACTTATAACCCTCGTAGCGATAGTCGAAGCCATTTTAGCCCCAATTGTATCTTGGTTGGGATACAGAACGCGGAGGAAAATGATGCTCCTCTGGTCTGTTGCATTGATTGTGACATCGTTCGCGTGGTTCCTGCTACCGACGCCTGACAGTATTGAGGAGTCAG AATTCTGCAACAGATACGTACGTAATCCAGTCATTACATACACTGGTTTGTCAGCGCGCACTGCAATCAGGCTCATCGTTACCATAGTAACGGCTATTTGCTTCTGTCTCTCAAGAGCGGCAACTTGGAGTCACTATGTCGCGTACACTGACGATTATGCGCCGGAGCGTACTAGTGTCCACTATG GTATTATCGTGTTAAGTCGAGTAATACCACTGATATTCGGTTACAAAATGCTGACATTGATAGTGGAACAGACTGTTCTATTGAAAACGTTGATAATAACTATAAGTACGATAGTCAATGGTATAAGGATACATTTTTCCGTACCAAGATCTGTGCCAGTGACAGAAGGTATCAAGGTGCCGTCTATGGATGATAGAG GTTTCTTTCAAAGTTTAAGTCGCGTTCTCTGCAATCTGGTCGCCATGACGCAGATGGTAGCCATGGGCCTCTTGGCAGCTGCATTTTGGGGCTTTGGATATCATGAAGAGGAAATCGCTAAG acAAACTACAATGTTTTGCCTCTAGCATCGAATCTGAACAATCACACGGAATTCTTCCGCTACTTCCTCGCTATCGTCTCTGTTGTg TACGTAGGAGTTAAGCACTCGGCGCCAATACGCAAGGAATACGAAATACAACGTGGTCTGAAGCAAGTTACCAAGATGACCTTTATAGCAGCTGTAATGTATGTGGTCATTGTTATGGTCCCACCCTGCAAGAAGGGTCAGGTCGCTGGATTGGAGAATAATAGACATTATGTGCATCCTACATGCAGTTTGCCATGTGG CTGCGTTCCAAGATGGCGGGAGTATTCCCCCGTGTGTGTGGTAGACACTATGACGACATATCTCTCGCCGTGCGAGGCGGGCTGCGTAGGAGCTGATACTATTGACAATTTGCC CGTGTACTCCAACTGTAGCTGTGCTGTATCAGGCCGGGCGATGCCCGGCGCCTGCAGCGACTACACCTGTCTACATGGATATAACTTCCACCTGGCTATATTCACCATTATCCTTACTGTGTCGG TGCTAGCGTTCCAATCGCAAGGCATGGTGATACTGAAGTCAGTGGACCCGCGGGATAAATCCGTCGCTATGGGCGTGATGTGGTCCGTAATAGCTATAGTTGCGTTTGTGTTCGGCCACAATATCTTCTATTTTATTGCAT TGAAATCCTGCAGCTGGCTGACTGGTGAGAGGTGCCAACTGTTCAATGATCACTTCCCATATCTCGTGGGA